A genomic region of Vitis vinifera cultivar Pinot Noir 40024 chromosome 7, ASM3070453v1 contains the following coding sequences:
- the LOC100256324 gene encoding uncharacterized protein LOC100256324 has product MKWRIDQGNGDAGRELELQILPMLRSVFLDLQFCRSRASNFCVIWPLFFNNLCRMVELDNKVAKAYLRFESEWAKILLLLRSAISLSFLPKNYAEMVRNRRNAATGRVT; this is encoded by the exons ATG AAATGGCGGATCGATCAAGGAAATGGTGATGCTGGCCGTGAATTGGAG CTTCAGATTTTACCGATGTTGAGATCGGTGTTTCTAGATCTGCAATTTTGCAGGAGTCGGGCTTCGAATTTCTGCGTAATTTGGCCCCTTTTTTTCAACAATTTGTGCAGAATGGTGGAATTGGACAACAAGGTGGCAAAAGCCTACCTTCGATTTGAAAGTGAATGGGCAAAAATTTTGCTGCTCCTTAGATCTGCAATTTCACTATCATTTCTCCCTAAAAATTATGCAGAAATGGTGAGAAATCGAAGAAATGCTGCTACTGGCCGGGTCACCTGA